A stretch of Henckelia pumila isolate YLH828 chromosome 4, ASM3356847v2, whole genome shotgun sequence DNA encodes these proteins:
- the LOC140862154 gene encoding uncharacterized acetyltransferase At3g50280-like, with protein MFSDFDSASLLHRVFHFSKQNIAKLKSRANSEAGTEKISSLQSLLAHVWRSVLRGRRSSNSSIIQNQEVYFSMPVGTRDRIPLQNSYFGNAIHGAKVATTEDDILHHGLGYTAMKLHEMVNRQTKEQAIKTMEYLAANSRTTHSFSRNSNICMLSSSPRFDVYGNDFGWGKAIAVRSGIGSKFDGRITVFAAADSNGIDVEVYSTKETLEAMANDAEFIEAVTF; from the coding sequence ATGTTCAGCGACTTCGATTCAGCTTCGTTGCTACACAGGGTATTTCATTTCAGCAAACAGAACATCGCTAAGCTCAAATCCAGGGCCAATTCTGAGGCGGGCACTGAAAAAATCTCATCTTTACAGTCTCTATTAGCTCATGTGTGGCGATCCGTGTTGCGGGGGAGGCGTAGCAGCAACAGCAGCATTATTCAAAACCAAGAAGTTTACTTCTCCATGCCCGTTGGTACCAGAGACAGAATACCTCTGCAGAATTCTTACTTCGGCAACGCGATTCACGGGGCGAAAGTCGCGACGACGGAGGACGATATCTTGCATCATGGGCTGGGATACACGGCGATGAAGTTACACGAAATGGTCAACCGGCAAACTAAGGAACAAGCGATCAAAACCATGGAATACTTGGCGGCGAATTCTAGGACGACACATAGTTTCAGTCGGAATAGCAATATATGTATGCTTAGTAGCTCCCCGAGGTTTGATGTGTATGGGAATGACTTTGGATGGGGAAAAGCCATCGCTGTGAGGAGTGGGATCGGGTCGAAATTCGACGGGAGGATCACAGTTTTTGCGGCTGCAGATTCAAACGGCATTGACGTGGAAGTTTACTCGACCAAGGAAACACTGGAGGCGATGGCGAATGATGCGGAGTTCATTGAAGCTGTTACCTTTTGA